ATTGGGAATTAAGCGTGCCGCCGAGCATCAATTTGATCGCTACCCTGTTTCAGCCAAACGTCTTTTGCAGGCATACGCTGATGGCGTGAATGCAGGCAATGCCCAATTAGGCTGGGCACTTCCCATTGAATACTTTTTAACTGGCTCAAAACCAGGTCACTGGTCTCCCACCGATAGCGTGGCCTGGATGCTAATGATGGCTTACGACTTGGGCGGCAATTGGAATAAAGAATTGCAACGCCTTGAGCTCTCACAATTTCTGACTATACAGATGGCGTGGGCTCCAATAACTGGGCCTTGAGCGGCAAACTGACTGCCAGCGGTAAGCCCATATTGGCCAATGACCCCCATTTGGGCTTGTCTGCGCCTGCAATTTGGTACTTTGCCCATTTGGATGCCCCAGGCATCAACGTGATTGGCGGAACTCTTCCTGGGGTTCCGGCGGTTGTTTTAGGCAGAACGGATAAATTTGCGTGGAGCTTTACCAATACCAATCCAGATGTACAAGATTTATACATCGAGCAAATTGATTCTAAAAATCCAGGGATGTATCGCGGACCTGATGGGCTACTGCCATTTAAAGTTCGCCAAGAAATTATTGATGTCAAAGGCTCCCCTTCGATCACTTTCTTAATTAAAGATACGCGTCATGGGCCAGTGATTTCAGATTCCTATGCAAGAGCGAAGAAAGCAATTGATACCGATCGCTATGCTCTAGCACTTCGCTGGACTGCGCTCGATGTTGAGAACCAATCAGTTGTGGGTCTCTTAGAAATGAATCGCGCAAAAGATTTAGATTCGCTTAAATTAGCCCTGCGAAAAAAACTATGCGCCTATGCAAAACGTGGTGATGGCGGATAGCGATGGCAATATTGCCTACCAAGCTGCTGGTGTGGCCCCTAAACGTTTGCTGCACCACGGACTCTATGGAGTAGCGCCAGGATGGGAAAAGCAAAATGATTGGAATGGCTACGTTCCATTTGATCATTTACCCGCAAGCAACAATCCCGAGCAAGGGTGGATCGCCACAGCTAATCAAAGAATTATCTCTAGCAACGACCCTAACCCACTGACTGGGGACCGGGATCTTTCAGCCCGCTATGACCGAATTTCCGATTTAATTAAATCCAGAAACAGTCATGACCTGGAATATATGAAAACTATGCAGGGTGA
Above is a window of Polynucleobacter necessarius DNA encoding:
- a CDS encoding penicillin acylase family protein, which translates into the protein MSGKLTASGKPILANDPHLGLSAPAIWYFAHLDAPGINVIGGTLPGVPAVVLGRTDKFAWSFTNTNPDVQDLYIEQIDSKNPGMYRGPDGLLPFKVRQEIIDVKGSPSITFLIKDTRHGPVISDSYARAKKAIDTDRYALALRWTALDVENQSVVGLLEMNRAKDLDSLKLALRKKLCAYAKRGDGG